The genomic window ATGAGCTATATCTTTATTTGAAAACCCACAACCAGAATCTTCAATACAAAAAATCATTTTTTCATTTGTTAATCTTAAATTCAGTTTTATCCATCCTTCTTTTGGAGTGAATCTTAAACTATTAGAAACTAAATTATCTAATATTTCACTTAAAACATAAATATCTATAAAAACCAACTTATTATTATCTCTTTTATCCTCAATATTTAAATAAAATCTTATATTTTTATCTTCACATAAAATTCTATAATCTATATCTTTTTCAGAAACAAACTCGGTAATATCGCTTTCCCTATAGTTGATATTAAAATCTATAGACTCTATTTTAGTCAGTATATTTATTTCACTTATAAGTTTAGTCATCCTATCTGCATTATTGTCTATTAATTTTAAATATCTATCTAGCCTATCTGCATCTAACTTATTAGAGTCTATTAATGCCTCAACATGACCTTTTATTACAGTTATAGGAGTTCTTAAATCATGTGCTATAGCTGATACCATTTCTTTTCTTTCTTCTTCCATTCTCCACTGCTTCTCTAATGTATTTTTAAGCTCAAGTCTCATATCTTCAAATGCTTTACATAACATTCCAAGTTCATTATTACTATCATAAGAAATACTAAATTCTAAATCTTTATTCCTTATTTTTTGTGCTCCGTCTCTTAATTGACTTAAAGGTTTATTTAGTCTTTTATATAGTTTTGTAGAAAAAATAAAAGTAAAAATTATAATGTAAATAAATGGCGATAACAAATAACTCCTAACTAAAAAATTATATTTTGGATTTTTCGCACTAGCTCTTAAATAATATCTAAAAACAATCATTCCTTGCAATTTGTTATTATATTTTATAGGTACATATTTTACTACTTCTTGTCCCCAAAATCCATAATTTTCTATATTATTATTACTAACAATTTTAACAGGTTTACTTGTAATTGGCGTTTTATACTCTCCATAAACAACTTCTCCTTTTAAATTAATTACTTCATATTCTACACCTTGTAATGGTATAATAGTATCTAATTGCTTTTTAAAATCTTTATTTACAATTTTATCTGAGTAGTTTTTAATGTATTTTTCTATTTCCTCTACCTTGGATTCATAATAACTGGCTTTCAATATGTTGCCTTTTGAAATTAACCCCATCATTATTACAATACCTAATATAGTAAAAACAAAACTTAAAGATAAAACTATTAATATATTAATTATAAATTGTTTTTTCAAAGAAAGTTTTTCAATTAAATACCTTTTTGCCATTTATACCCCACTCCCCAAATTGTAGATATATACTCTATATCTGGATCAAAATTAGCAAATTTACGTCTTATATTCTTAATATGTTCAGCTATACCAGATGAATCGCCATCTGCATCATATCCCCATATCTTCTCGTATATTTGTTCTTTTGAAAAAACCTGACCACAATTAACAGCTAGAAACTCAATTATGTCAAATTCCTTTTTAGTTAGTGCAATTAATTCTCCATTAACATATACCATTCTTCCTTTTAAATCTATACTTAATTTTCTAAAATATAAATTAGACTTTTCGTGATTATTAAAATTTCTTCTATCTCTCCTCAAATGAGCCTTTATTCTAGCTTTAAGCTGTCTTAGGCTAAAGGGTTTAGATATATAATCGTCACCACCAATGGATAGTCCATTAATTATGTCTTGTTCCTCCTGTTTTGCTGTAAGAAAAATAATAGGACAACTCACAATATCTCTAATATCTCTACATACCTCATATCCATTTTTATTCGGCATCATAACATCAAGTAATATTAAATCCGGATATAATCTAGATTTTTCTATAGCTTCATTTCCATCATATGCAGTAAATACTTCATATCCTTCATCCTCAAGCGTATCTTTTAAAAATGAAACTATATCTTCCTCATCATCAACAATTAATATTTTTTCTTTCAAAACCTTCACCTCATTATGTAATAAGTTAATATAAATAAATTTATTACTTTTAGGTAGGATTTTTTTTTACTCTATCTAAAAGTTATTAACAAAATTCTATATATTATATACTACCATACACATTTAAGGTTTAATATTCTAGTCTAAGCAATCTCTTTTATTCCATACTCCAATACTAATTATCACTCCAATTGCTATCATACATATTGCCCACAAATTAAAACTTTCATTTGGCACATTAGTTAACACATCGAAAATTCTTTTTAAGTTAACAAGTAAAAAATCAAATTTATAAAGTAATTTTTTCATAACTAAAAAAATCCGCCCAAAAAACTGGCGAAAGATTCGGAAATTCAGATACCTATGAAGAAAAGCAAAAAAGAAGATATTCATATATTAAAAATGATTGACAAATAATTGAAAAACAATAAAATTTATTTTTCATAATTAATTACTCACAATATATTTTCTGTTTTATCCACTTATCCACAAAAAACTTTGTAAAATTTATTGTTTTTTGTGGATCTTTTATTTTATCATAATATAAATTACGTTATATTATAATAACTTATATTATAAATATATAAAAATTATGTTATTTAAATTTATTTTATTCAATTTATTTTATTCAGAAAAAAAGAACCTCTAACTTTGTTAGAGGTTCTTGGTGGCTTCAACTGGAATCGAACCAGTGACACGAGGATTTTCAGTCCTCTGCTCTACCGACTGAGCTATGAAGCCAAATTACCTGGCGGCGACCTACTCTTCCACACCGTCTCCAGTGCAGTACCATCGGCGCTTTGAAGCTTAACCTTCGTGTTCGGAATGGGAACGGGTGTTACCTTCAAGCCATAACCACCAGATTCTATAGTTCTTGAAATCTTCGATTTCTTAGAAATATAGTACTCATCAGCTCTGCTGAACGAGTATCCTTTTTGAAAGATTTGTTCTTTCAAAATTGCACAGTGATGTTCGTTAGTAACCAATTACCTAGTGTTGGTTACTTTTATTTGATCAAGCCCTCGACCTATTAGTATCAGTCAGCTTAACATGTTACCACGCTTACACCTCTGACCTATCAACCTGGTAGTCTTCCAGGGGTCTTACTAGCTTACGCTATGGGAAATCTAATCTTGAGGTGGGCTTCACGCTTAGATGCTTTCAGCGTTTATCCCTTCCCAACATAGCTACCCAGCTGTGCCACTGGCGTGACAACTGGTGCACCAGAGGTTGGTCCATCCCGGTCCTCTCGTACTAAGGACAGCTCCTCTCAAATTTCCTGCGCCCACGGCGGATAGGGACCGAACTGTCTCACGACGTTCTGAACCCAGCTCGCGTGCCGCTTTAATGGGCGAACAGCCCAACCCTTGGGACCGACTACAGCCCCAGGATGCGACGAGCCGACATCGAGGTGCCAAACCTCCCCGTCGATGTGGACTCTTGGGGAGATCAGCCTGTTATCCCCGAGGTAGCTTTTATCCGTTGAGCGATGGCCCTTCCATTCAGAACCACCGGATCACTAAGCCCGACTTTCGTCCCTGCTCGACCTGTATGTCTCGCAGTCAGGCTCCCTTCTGCCTTTACACTCTTCGCGCGATTTCCGACCGCGCTGAGGGAACCTTTGGGCGCCTCCGTTACCTTTTAGGAGGCGACCGCCCCAGTCAAACTGCCCACCTAGCAATGTCCTGTGACCAGATTCATGGCCGCCAGTTAGAATTCCAATACTGTCAGGGTGGTATCCCAAGGTCGACTCCTCAGAAGCTGACGCCCCTGATTCTCAGTCTCCCACCTATCCTGTACAGACAATACCGAAATTCAATGCTAAGCTACAGTAAAGCTCTACGGGGTCTTTCCGTCCAACCGCGGGTAGTGAGCATCTTCACTCACACTTCAATTTCACCGGATTTACTGCCGAGACAGTGCCCAAATCATTACGCCATTCGTGCGGGTCGGAACTTACCCGACAAGGAATTTCGCTACCTTAGGACCGTTATAGTTACGGCCGCCGTTTACTGGGGCTTAAGTTCTTGGCTTCGCCCGAAGACTAACCATTCCCCTTAACCTTCCAGCACCGGGCAGGCGTCAGCCCCTATACATCAGCTTACGCTTTAGCAGAGACCTGTGTTTTTGATAAACAGTTGCTTGGGCCTGTTCACTGCGGCCTACTCTCGTAGGCACCCCTTCTCCCTAAGTTACGGGGTCAATTTGCCGAGTTCCTTAGCAGTAATTCTTCCGCCGGCCTTAGGATTCTCTCCTCATCTACCTGTGTCGGTTTGCGGTACGGGCACCAACATACTCCATAGAGACTTTTCTTGGCAGCGTGGAATCAGATACTTCGCCTCAATTGGCTCCTCATCACACCTCAGAGTTATGACTAAACGGATTTTCCTGTCTAGTCCTCCTAAGTGCTTGAACACACATCCAATAGTGTGCACATCCTATCCTCCTGCGTCATCCCATCTGTCAAACGCATATTGGTGGTACTGGAATATCAACCAGTTGTCCATCACCTACGCCTTTCGGCCTCGGCTTAGGTCCCGACTAACCCTGGGAGGACGAGCCTTCCCCAGGAAACCTTAGATATTCGGCCAACAGGATTCTCACCTGTTTCTCGCTACTTATGCCAGCATTCTCACTTCTACACTGTCCACCACTCCTTACGGTATGGCTTCAGCCTGTGTAGAAAGCTCCTCTACCACGTACACGTAGTGTACATCCATAGCTTCGGTGGTAAGTTTTAGCCCCGGTACATCTTCGGCGCAGGATCTCTCGACTAGTGAGCTATTACGCACTCTTTAAATGAGTGGCTGCTTCTAAGCCAACATCCTAGTTGTCTTAGAAATCCCACATCCTTTCCCACTTAACTTACACTTTGGGACCTTAGCTGATGGTCTGGGCTGTTTCCCTTTTGGCCACGGATCTTATCACTCGCAGCCTGACTGCCGGGATACAAGTATATGGCATTCGGAGTTTGATAGGGTTCGGTAAGCGCTATGCCCCCTAGCCCATTCAGTGCTCTACCTCCACTACTTAATTACCCGACGCTAGCCCTAAAGCTATTTCGAGGAGAACCAGCTATCTCCGAGTTCGATTGGAATTTCTCCGCTATCCACAGCTCATCCCATGGTTTTTCAACACCAACGTGGTTCGGTCCTCCACGAAATTTTACTTTCGCTTCAACCTGGCCATGGATAGGTCACTCGGTTTCGGGTCTACGACATACAACTAGTTGCCCTATTCAGACTCGGTTTCCCTTCGGCTCCACACCTTAAGTGCTTAACCTTGCTGTATATCGTAACTCGCTGGCTCGTTCTACAAAAAGCACGCCGTCACACATATAAAGTGCTCCGACCGTTTGTAGGCACACGGTTTCAGGTTCTATTTCACTCCCCTTCCGGGG from Clostridium sp. MB40-C1 includes these protein-coding regions:
- a CDS encoding response regulator transcription factor, with the translated sequence MKEKILIVDDEEDIVSFLKDTLEDEGYEVFTAYDGNEAIEKSRLYPDLILLDVMMPNKNGYEVCRDIRDIVSCPIIFLTAKQEEQDIINGLSIGGDDYISKPFSLRQLKARIKAHLRRDRRNFNNHEKSNLYFRKLSIDLKGRMVYVNGELIALTKKEFDIIEFLAVNCGQVFSKEQIYEKIWGYDADGDSSGIAEHIKNIRRKFANFDPDIEYISTIWGVGYKWQKGI
- a CDS encoding HAMP domain-containing sensor histidine kinase, whose translation is MAKRYLIEKLSLKKQFIINILIVLSLSFVFTILGIVIMMGLISKGNILKASYYESKVEEIEKYIKNYSDKIVNKDFKKQLDTIIPLQGVEYEVINLKGEVVYGEYKTPITSKPVKIVSNNNIENYGFWGQEVVKYVPIKYNNKLQGMIVFRYYLRASAKNPKYNFLVRSYLLSPFIYIIIFTFIFSTKLYKRLNKPLSQLRDGAQKIRNKDLEFSISYDSNNELGMLCKAFEDMRLELKNTLEKQWRMEEERKEMVSAIAHDLRTPITVIKGHVEALIDSNKLDADRLDRYLKLIDNNADRMTKLISEINILTKIESIDFNINYRESDITEFVSEKDIDYRILCEDKNIRFYLNIEDKRDNNKLVFIDIYVLSEILDNLVSNSLRFTPKEGWIKLNLRLTNEKMIFCIEDSGCGFSNKDIAHAFNRFYQGDESRSKEKGHSGLGLYIVKSLVEKLNGNIQIKNNEYGGACVEFEIPLLYKNKNS